The Nitrospira sp. CR1.1 sequence GGCAATCCGTGGGAAATAGAATCGGAAACACCCAGGACAATTGAGTGGGGCGAGGCACTTTCGGCGATTTTCCGATTGCGCGAGGGTGCAATCGTTGCGGGTTATGCGGTGCAAGAGAAGGGAGAATTGTCCAATGACTGTCCAATGGAGTTTCATTGGACAAACTGAGAATCGTAAGTGATTGAAAAATGGTGAGTCGGCTGGGATTCGAACCCAGGACCCTCGCCTTAAAAGGGCGATGCTCTACCAGCTGAGCTACCGACTCTCCCAAGATGGAGACGACACATCGTCACGCGAGGATCGTGACGGGAGGGATCTTACCACTGACGCGTCATGAATCGCTACGGCGCGCTTCCGTTGCACGCGAAAAACAGGACACATTATCATGAACGTGGCGTACGTGCGCGGCGGCCGGCCTTGAGTGGATTGTTGAGAATGATGGTTTCATCCCGCCGTGAACCGGTGGAAATCATATCGATCCGACACTCGGCCAGTTCCTCAATCCTCGTGAGATACCGTTTGGCTTCCGCGGGCAAATTCTTATACGTCCTGACACCCGTGGTGGGCGCGCTCCACCCGCGGATACGTTCATAGACCGGCTCACACCTGGTCAAGGCCAGCAAGTCGGACGGCATGTCCCGATGGAGCTTGCCATTCACTCGGTAACCCGTGCAGATCTTCAATTCTTTCCGGCCGTCCAACACATCCAATTTCGTGACAGCCAGTGAGGAAAGCCCGTTGACCCTCGTCGCATGCCGGACCACGACACTGTCAAACCACCCGCAGCGACGTGCCCGTCCGGTGGTCGCGCCAAATTCTTTTCCACGCTCCTGGAGCCATCCGCCGACTTCATCGGTGAGTTCAGTCGGGAACGGGCCGCTGCCGACACGCGTCGTATAAGCCTTGGTAATCCCCATCACTGCATCGATTTTGGTGGGACCTACCCCGGTTCCCGTACAGGCGCCACCGGCCGAAGAACTCGACGAGGTCACATAAGGATACGTCCCAAAATCCACATCCAGGTGTGTTCCTTGCGCGCCCTCGAATAACACCGTCTTTCCGGCATCGACGGCTTTATTGACGACCAATGTCGTATCGACGATGTAGCTCTTCAGTCGATCGGCATAGGCCATGTATTGCTGATAGACCTTTTCCAGCTCGAAGCAGTCCACCTTGTGCAGTTGTTCGAGCAGCCAATTGATGTCGACCAAGTTTTCTTCCAGCTTCTGCTTGAAGAGCGGAGGATTCAGCAAATCGCCCATGCGAATGCCGATCCGCGCCATTTTATCCCCGTAAGAAGGGCCGATGCCGCGACCGGTAGTGCCGATACGACGGACGCCTTTGGACTGCTCCGAAGCCTTATCGATGGCCTTATGGTAGGGCAGAATCAAATGGGCGCGGTCGCTGACGGCGAAATTCTTGCCGATTTTGACGCCCTGCCCCTGCAGGTGATCCATTTCTTCGATCAATGCGCCGGGATCAACCACCACCCCATTGCCGATCAGGCAGCGGGTGCCGCGGTACAAGATACCCGAGGGGATGAGATGGAAAATGAACGTATCTCGCGCATTGATGACCGTATGGCCGGCATTGGACCCACCCTGGTACCGCACGACCATGTCGGCATCCTTGGCCAGGATATCGACAATTTTCCCTTTACCTTCGTCGCCCCATTGGGAGCCGATGATGACGAGATTCGCCATTGTTCGCTGCCTCTGCTCTTTCTTCCCGTCTGAACTCGAAAAAAAGGCCCTGACCTCGTACTGATCAGAGCCGGAAGGGCATCATCGTAGGATTCGCACCGCGGTTTGTCAAGCAGGGTTTTCAGGCAGCAGCGTTGTCATTGAGCTTCCGTCCTCACCGAGACGGGCTGTGTGTGCCTCCTTTTTGCGCATCCCATTTTCTCCTCCAACAAAGGCGGACGCACTTGGGCCTTCACTGCGCGTATCGAGCGAGCACCTTCCCATCGTGCGCGCTCCGTTCTCCCCTGCTAGTTCTCCCGGGGACGGATGCTCTGCCCCCTGTTCCCTGCGCGCGTCCAACGAGGGCCTTCCGAGGCCGGGCGTTGCGCGAGCACACAAGAGGACGAGCGTCGCCTCCGTCCCACCCTTTTCTTGACTGACAAAATCCGCCCATGCTAGATTGCGGAGTTACGTCTGCAGCAGCATTCGTTTCGTTGATGCCTGTGCACAGAGAGATCCAAGCTTGCGTGGGGCTGTGGCGCAGTTGGGAGCGCGCGTGAATGGCATTCACGAGGTCGCCGGTTCAATCCCGGCCAGCTCCACCAAATCAAGCTTGTCCGACCAACACTCCGGATGTGTGCGGGGATATCCGAACTCTACGAGTCATACGCTTAGCCAGCCGCCGCTTCACACGCAGGCGCTGACACTCCGCAGCGGGTACCTCGCCGAACCGTTCACCTCAGCCCCCGAGTACTACTGATCCATGCTTCAGCTTGAATCCGTTCATAAGCAATATTCCACGAAGGTCCTGCTCGAAGGCGCCACCGCACACTTGCGGCCTGGAGCCCGTGTCGGTCTCGTTGGCCCCAATGGCGCCGGGAAAACGACGCTCTTCCGG is a genomic window containing:
- a CDS encoding adenylosuccinate synthase; translation: MANLVIIGSQWGDEGKGKIVDILAKDADMVVRYQGGSNAGHTVINARDTFIFHLIPSGILYRGTRCLIGNGVVVDPGALIEEMDHLQGQGVKIGKNFAVSDRAHLILPYHKAIDKASEQSKGVRRIGTTGRGIGPSYGDKMARIGIRMGDLLNPPLFKQKLEENLVDINWLLEQLHKVDCFELEKVYQQYMAYADRLKSYIVDTTLVVNKAVDAGKTVLFEGAQGTHLDVDFGTYPYVTSSSSSAGGACTGTGVGPTKIDAVMGITKAYTTRVGSGPFPTELTDEVGGWLQERGKEFGATTGRARRCGWFDSVVVRHATRVNGLSSLAVTKLDVLDGRKELKICTGYRVNGKLHRDMPSDLLALTRCEPVYERIRGWSAPTTGVRTYKNLPAEAKRYLTRIEELAECRIDMISTGSRRDETIILNNPLKAGRRARTPRS